The genomic interval TAGCGAGCGAGAACCACGCGAGCGAGGCTGTGCTCCAGGCGCAGGGGAGCGCGCTCACGAACAAGTACGCGGAAGGCTATCCGGGGAGCCGGTACTACGCGGGCTGTGAGTACGCGGACGACGTGGAGGAACTCGCCATCGAGCGCGCGAAGGAACTCTGGGGCGCAGACCACGTGAACGTCCAGCCGCACTCGGGGTCGTCGGCGAACATGGGCGTCTACTTCGCCGTCCTCGAACCCGGCGACAAGATTCTCAGCCTCGACCTGACGCACGGCGGCCACCTCAGCCACGGCCACGCCGCGAACTTCGCGGGGAAGCTCTACGAGGTCGAACACTACGAAATCGACCCCGAGACGGGCCGCATCGACTACGACGACCTCCAGGAGACCGCGGCGGAGTTCGACCCCGACATGGTCGTCTCCGGGTTCTCCGCGTACCCGCGCGCGGTGGACTGGGAGGCCGTGCAGGCGGCCGCGGACGCCGCAGACGCCTACCACATGGCGGACATCGCGCACATCACGGGCCTGGTCGCGGCGGGCGAACACCCCTCGCCCGTGGGTATCGCTGACTTCGTCACCGGCAGCACTCACAAGACGATTCGCGCGGGCCGCGGCGGCATCATCATGTGCGACGAGGAGTACGCGGACGCCGTGGACTCCGCGGTGTTCCCGGGCGCGCAGGGCGGCCCCCTGATGCACAACGTCGCCGGGAAGGCCGTCGGGTTCGGCGAGGCGCTCCAGCCCGAGTTCGCGGAGTACGCCGCGCAGGTCGTGCAGAACGCGAAAGCCCTGGGTGCTCGCCTCCAGGAACACGGCTTCTCCCTCGTCTCCGGCGGCACCGACACCCACCTCGTGCTCGCCGACCTCCGCGAGTCCCACCCCGACGTGTCCGGCGGCGACGCCGAGGAGGCGCTCGACGAGGTCGGCATCGTCCTGAACGCGAACACCGTCCCCGGCGAGACGCGCTCCGCGTTCGACCCCTCGGGCATCCGCGCCGGCACGCCCGCGCTCACCACGCGCGGGTTCGACACCGACGACATGGAGACCGTCGCGGACTGCATCGCGCGCGTCGTGGACAACATCGGCGACGCCGAGGTGTACGCCGAGGTCGCCGCGGACGTCCAGGAGCTCTGCGACGACCACCCCGTCTACGACTAGCCACGAACGCGCACAACTCTCGACTATTCTCTCTCGGTCTATACACGAACCAGCAATTTGAAGGGTGGCGCGCGCCCACCGTCTGCCATGACCACCGTCATCGACGGGAACGCCGTCGCCGCCGACGTGCGCGAGGACGTCTCCGCCGTCGTGGACACCCTGACCGACGCCGGCGTGACGCCGCGACTCGCCACCGTCCTGATGAACGACAAGCAGGCGAGCGAGACCTACGTCTCGATGAAACAGCGCGACTGCGAGGAGGTCGGTATCGCCGCCGAGGACGTCCGTCTCGACCCGGACGCGCCCGCCGAGGAACTGTTCGACACCGTCAGCGACCTGAACGACCGCGACGACGTGCACGGCATCCTCGTCCAAGACCCCACGCCCGACCACGTGCCGGACGAGCGCGTGCTCTCCGCCGTCTCGCCCGCGAAGGACGTAGACGGCTTCCACCCCGAGAACGTCGGTCGATTGGTCGCCGGCAATCCCCGATTCAAGCCATGTACGCCCCACGGCGTCCAGAAGCTCCTCGAATCCGAGGGCATCGACCCTGCCGGGAAGGAAGTCGTCGTCGTCGGTCGGTCGAAGATCGTCGGGAAGCCGCTCGCGAACCTCCTCCTCCAGAAGGGCGAAGGCGGGAACGCCACCGTTACCGTCTGTCACTCCCGGACGGACGACCTCGCCGCCCACACCCGGCGCGCGGACGTCGTCGTCGCCGCGGTCGGCGTCCCCGGTCTCGTGGACGGCGACATGCTCACCGAGGGAACGACCGTCATCGACGTGGGTATCAACCGCGTGGACGCGGACACCGAGAAGGGGTATCGGCTCGTCGGCGACGTGGACTTCGAGAGCGCGAAAGCCAAGGCGGACGCCATCACGCCCGTCCCCGGTGGCGTCGGCCCGATGACGCGCGCGATGCTCCTCTACAACACCGTGAAGGCCGCGAGCGAAATCGAGGACGTGCCCGTCGACCTCCCCTGACCTTTTTCCCGGCCGCGAGCGCCGCATAGGGTATGTCCGACCTCCACCCGGCGGTGCGGGAGTTCCTCGACCGACTCGACGCGATGGGCGGCCCCGAGATTCACGACCTCCCGCCGACCGAGGCCCGTGGTCTCCTCGAACGCCTGAACAGCGGCGGCGACGGCCCCGCCGTCGATTCCGTCACCGACCGCCAGATACCCGGGCCGGACGGCGACATCCCCGTCCGAATCTACGACCCGGACACCGGCGGGGACGCGCCCGTCGTCGTGTTCTTCCACGGCGGCGGGTTCGTCCTCGGGTCGCTCGACAGCCACGACCCGGCCTGCCGCGAACTCGCCGTCGAGTCCGAGTGCGTCGTCGTCTCCGTGGACTACCGGCTCGCGCCCGAACACCCGTTCCCCGCGGCCGTCGAGGACGCCTACGCCGCGACACAGTGGGTCAGCGAACACGCGACCGACCTCGACATCGACCCCGACCGACTTGCCGTCGCCGGCGACAGCGCGGGCGGGAACCTCGCCGCGGCCGTCAGCCTCCTCGCGCGCGACCAGGCCGACAACGACGCGCCCGCACCGTGGAGCGTCGCGGACACGAACCCGCCCGCAATCGCGCGCCAGGTGCTCGTCTACCCGACGGTGTCCCTGTTGCGCGCGTGGCCGAGCCACGAGGAGAACAGTGAGGGCTACTTCCTCAGCCGCGACGACATGGCGTACTTCGAGGGGCACTACCTGGACAGCGACCTCCACGGCATGAACCCCTACGCGGCCCCGCTGGAGGCCGCGGGCCACGGCGACCTCCCGCCCGCGGCCGTCGTCACGTGTGGGTTCGACCCGCTCCGCGACGAGGGGCGGGCGTACGCCGACCGGCTCGAAACCGCCGGCGTCCCCGTGGAGCGATACCACTACCCGGGTCTGATTCACGGCATCCTCACGATGAACGCGGGCCTCGCCGACCTCCCGCCCGCCCACGACGTGCTCGCCGACATCGCCGCCGACCTCGGAGAGACCCTATAGGTCGTCGAGCAGTGAGCGCGCCCGCGCGGCGTCCGCGTCGTCGCCGCTCCGGACGTAGTCCCCGGCGGCGCGCGCCGCTGCGACCAACCGCTCCGACGCGTCGAGCGACACGTCGCCGTCCAGCGCCTGCACGCGCTTCACGTGGTCGCCGAGCGCTTCGAGGACTCGTCCGGCTTCGTCGGGTACCTCGTCCCGCGTGTCGAGCCACGACCGGACTTCGCGGCGGTACTCGGCGACCGCGGTCGCGTACGCCAGCCCGCGCACGGCCGTGAGCGACCCCGGTACGTCCCGCTCGTCGGGCCGCTCGCCGTCGTCCGCGCCGCGCAGGAGCGTCAGGAAGTAGTACTCTTCGTCGTCCGCGACGGAGAGCGCGCGTTCGAGTTCGGACGCGACGTACCCGAGTTCGCGCGCCGCCAGATAG from Salarchaeum japonicum carries:
- the glyA gene encoding serine hydroxymethyltransferase, translating into MRYDKVREVDDAVADALEGEDERQEDTLAMIASENHASEAVLQAQGSALTNKYAEGYPGSRYYAGCEYADDVEELAIERAKELWGADHVNVQPHSGSSANMGVYFAVLEPGDKILSLDLTHGGHLSHGHAANFAGKLYEVEHYEIDPETGRIDYDDLQETAAEFDPDMVVSGFSAYPRAVDWEAVQAAADAADAYHMADIAHITGLVAAGEHPSPVGIADFVTGSTHKTIRAGRGGIIMCDEEYADAVDSAVFPGAQGGPLMHNVAGKAVGFGEALQPEFAEYAAQVVQNAKALGARLQEHGFSLVSGGTDTHLVLADLRESHPDVSGGDAEEALDEVGIVLNANTVPGETRSAFDPSGIRAGTPALTTRGFDTDDMETVADCIARVVDNIGDAEVYAEVAADVQELCDDHPVYD
- a CDS encoding tetrahydrofolate dehydrogenase/cyclohydrolase catalytic domain-containing protein, which translates into the protein MTTVIDGNAVAADVREDVSAVVDTLTDAGVTPRLATVLMNDKQASETYVSMKQRDCEEVGIAAEDVRLDPDAPAEELFDTVSDLNDRDDVHGILVQDPTPDHVPDERVLSAVSPAKDVDGFHPENVGRLVAGNPRFKPCTPHGVQKLLESEGIDPAGKEVVVVGRSKIVGKPLANLLLQKGEGGNATVTVCHSRTDDLAAHTRRADVVVAAVGVPGLVDGDMLTEGTTVIDVGINRVDADTEKGYRLVGDVDFESAKAKADAITPVPGGVGPMTRAMLLYNTVKAASEIEDVPVDLP
- a CDS encoding alpha/beta hydrolase, yielding MSDLHPAVREFLDRLDAMGGPEIHDLPPTEARGLLERLNSGGDGPAVDSVTDRQIPGPDGDIPVRIYDPDTGGDAPVVVFFHGGGFVLGSLDSHDPACRELAVESECVVVSVDYRLAPEHPFPAAVEDAYAATQWVSEHATDLDIDPDRLAVAGDSAGGNLAAAVSLLARDQADNDAPAPWSVADTNPPAIARQVLVYPTVSLLRAWPSHEENSEGYFLSRDDMAYFEGHYLDSDLHGMNPYAAPLEAAGHGDLPPAAVVTCGFDPLRDEGRAYADRLETAGVPVERYHYPGLIHGILTMNAGLADLPPAHDVLADIAADLGETL
- a CDS encoding DUF7117 family protein; translation: MEIRGERECTECGTRWSYYETGSVTCPDCGSIRSVGTDDRTYHTDVASALDLDEARRLAANATVAEAAEAAASAANGYARERGFVSGGDLRDLDDAYLAARELGYVASELERALSVADDEEYYFLTLLRGADDGERPDERDVPGSLTAVRGLAYATAVAEYRREVRSWLDTRDEVPDEAGRVLEALGDHVKRVQALDGDVSLDASERLVAAARAAGDYVRSGDDADAARARSLLDDL